The Deinococcus planocerae genome contains a region encoding:
- a CDS encoding methyltransferase domain-containing protein, whose translation MSELPKGALRRLDETPDELFYRQPRFVTHIDDAAIAAVTGLYREYLPPGGAILDLMSSWVSHLPPEVEYRRVVGLGLNGEELAGNPRLSGYVVQNLNRDPHLPFGDGEFDGAGITVSVDYLTRPVEVLRDLGRVLTPGGPVVITFSNRCFPTKAVMIWHRLDDAGRLDLVAGYLREAGNWEEITRHDRSPRGRGHDPLFAVTARASRAQAS comes from the coding sequence ATGAGCGAGCTGCCCAAGGGCGCCCTTCGTCGCCTGGACGAGACGCCCGACGAACTGTTCTACCGCCAGCCGCGCTTCGTCACGCACATCGACGACGCGGCCATCGCCGCCGTGACGGGGCTCTACCGCGAGTATCTGCCGCCGGGGGGCGCCATCCTCGACCTGATGAGTTCGTGGGTCAGCCACCTCCCGCCCGAGGTGGAGTACCGCCGCGTGGTGGGCCTGGGCCTCAACGGCGAGGAATTGGCGGGCAACCCGCGCCTCTCGGGCTACGTCGTGCAAAACCTCAACCGCGACCCCCACCTTCCCTTCGGGGACGGGGAGTTCGACGGGGCGGGGATCACCGTGTCGGTCGACTACCTCACCCGCCCGGTGGAGGTGCTGCGCGACCTGGGCCGGGTGCTCACTCCGGGCGGCCCGGTGGTGATCACCTTCTCCAACCGCTGCTTTCCGACGAAGGCGGTGATGATCTGGCACCGGTTGGACGACGCCGGGCGCCTCGACCTCGTGGCCGGGTACCTGCGCGAGGCGGGCAACTGGGAGGAGATCACCCGGCACGACCGCAGCCCGCGCGGGAGGGGCCACGATCCCCTCTTTGCGGTGACGGCGCGGGCGAGCCGGGCACAGGCGTCCTAG